In Rhizobium sp. WSM4643, the following are encoded in one genomic region:
- a CDS encoding AI-2E family transporter: MTSSASNVDLAPPRPSIIHAAVQLGVVALLVYVCARIMLPFLGILLWSVILAVMLHPLHLRLSDRIGNRWSASLIGIVGVAVVLVPMLVVITSLGSSIYWLVSSLQNHSLTIPPPPTWLADLPVVGAKISESWSLAAANLPSALRQYGEMLSKPAAWLASFAGGLASGGLSFVLSIAIAAVLVAYAKSAAAFALSLLELVTNSRARGARLVHLTATTIRGVAVGVVGVAAIQSMLVGIGFFAIGVPAAGALTVVTFLLAVVQIPPLLLTLPVMAYVFVTEATTPAIIFAIWSFIAGLSDNLLKPLMLGRGSDVPMPVILVGVIGGMIADGLLGIFVGPVLLAVGFVLLMEWLHQRPVEDGPRIEGPAP; the protein is encoded by the coding sequence ATGACGTCGAGCGCTTCGAATGTGGATCTCGCGCCGCCGAGACCGTCCATCATCCATGCGGCGGTTCAATTGGGAGTCGTCGCGCTTCTGGTCTATGTCTGCGCCAGGATCATGTTGCCGTTCCTCGGCATTCTGCTTTGGTCAGTGATCCTGGCGGTCATGCTTCATCCGTTGCATCTGCGCCTGTCCGATCGGATCGGCAATCGCTGGTCGGCATCTCTCATTGGGATCGTCGGCGTTGCCGTCGTGCTAGTGCCGATGCTCGTCGTGATTACATCGCTTGGGTCTTCCATCTATTGGCTTGTGTCCAGTTTGCAGAACCATAGCCTGACAATTCCGCCGCCTCCAACGTGGCTTGCCGACCTGCCGGTGGTCGGAGCGAAGATCTCGGAAAGCTGGTCGCTCGCTGCCGCCAACCTGCCCTCGGCATTGCGTCAATACGGCGAGATGCTGAGCAAGCCTGCTGCGTGGCTCGCATCCTTCGCTGGTGGCCTGGCCTCTGGCGGCCTGTCCTTCGTTCTTTCCATCGCGATCGCCGCCGTGCTTGTCGCTTATGCCAAGAGTGCTGCAGCTTTTGCCCTCAGTCTGCTGGAACTCGTCACCAACAGCAGGGCGCGGGGTGCCCGGCTCGTCCACCTGACTGCCACAACGATCCGGGGAGTTGCGGTCGGCGTGGTCGGTGTGGCGGCAATCCAGTCGATGCTCGTTGGTATTGGCTTCTTCGCCATCGGGGTTCCGGCGGCCGGTGCCCTGACGGTCGTCACGTTTTTGTTGGCAGTCGTGCAGATACCGCCGCTGCTGCTGACGCTGCCTGTCATGGCCTATGTCTTTGTCACGGAAGCGACAACACCGGCAATCATCTTCGCCATATGGTCTTTCATCGCCGGGCTGAGCGACAATTTGCTCAAACCCTTGATGCTCGGCCGTGGATCTGATGTGCCGATGCCGGTCATCCTGGTCGGTGTCATCGGAGGGATGATCGCTGACGGCCTTCTCGGTATATTTGTCGGCCCCGTGCTGCTGGCCGTCGGCTTCGTGTTGCTGATGGAATGGCTGCATCAGCGCCCGGTCGAGGACGGCCCCCGGATCGAAGGTCCGGCCCCATGA
- a CDS encoding helix-turn-helix transcriptional regulator, whose amino-acid sequence MRDPEAIYRTPLAAAGGLAVIGSGRQQARRAVTDRKLPSFAIVLVERGQGWLDTAASGRLSLTGPILFWLFPNRVHSYGPDEGGWDERWALFEGSFTRDFVRLRLMTERQPVVALHHVDEMVRLFGSLHADLLDDTNLGQASAALMLHRIVISAARQASGAADQRRDRPDMAEIVETLRQRAMLPLDLTAFAAEHGMSPATLRRRFTLETGLPPKAFQLRARMDHAKQLLATTDEKIETIAAMVGLDDPFYFSRVFHEREGCSPRQFRARYTRG is encoded by the coding sequence ATGAGAGACCCAGAGGCCATCTATAGGACGCCCCTTGCCGCTGCCGGCGGACTTGCTGTTATCGGCAGCGGCAGGCAGCAGGCCCGCCGTGCGGTGACGGACCGAAAACTGCCGAGTTTTGCCATTGTGCTAGTAGAGCGCGGGCAGGGCTGGCTGGACACCGCGGCCAGCGGCCGCCTGAGCCTCACCGGGCCGATCCTTTTCTGGCTGTTTCCGAACCGCGTGCATTCCTATGGTCCCGATGAAGGCGGCTGGGACGAGCGCTGGGCGCTTTTCGAAGGGTCGTTCACGCGAGACTTCGTCCGGTTGAGGCTCATGACCGAGCGACAGCCCGTCGTGGCCTTGCATCACGTAGATGAGATGGTGCGGCTCTTCGGCAGCCTGCATGCCGACCTGCTCGACGATACTAACCTCGGGCAGGCATCGGCGGCCTTGATGCTGCATCGCATCGTCATATCGGCCGCAAGACAGGCAAGCGGCGCGGCCGATCAGCGCCGAGACAGGCCCGACATGGCCGAAATCGTCGAGACGCTGCGGCAACGCGCAATGCTACCGCTGGACCTTACAGCCTTCGCCGCCGAGCACGGCATGTCGCCGGCGACGCTGCGCAGGCGGTTTACGCTCGAAACCGGGCTGCCGCCCAAGGCATTCCAGCTTCGTGCGCGCATGGACCACGCCAAACAGCTCTTGGCAACCACCGACGAGAAGATAGAAACCATCGCCGCCATGGTCGGCCTGGATGATCCGTTTTATTTTTCGCGTGTCTTTCACGAACGCGAGGGCTGCAGTCCTCGCCAATTTCGCGCCAGGTACACCAGGGGTTGA
- a CDS encoding potassium channel family protein encodes MIKVIGLGLLAMAICLALQALASVLAARYFAHARTQPVGRKPWRRVFLQFSVLMIVLMLGNILQVAFWALLYRVLGAFEDFETAMYFSGVTFTSLGYGDVVLDGRIRLLAPLQAANGLMMFGITTALFFSAIQQAMGKLAAANQTVHEP; translated from the coding sequence ATGATCAAGGTCATTGGTCTCGGCCTGCTTGCGATGGCGATCTGCCTCGCACTCCAGGCGCTGGCTTCGGTGCTGGCTGCGCGTTATTTTGCTCACGCGCGCACGCAACCCGTGGGCCGAAAGCCCTGGCGGAGGGTCTTCCTGCAATTCTCGGTTCTGATGATCGTGCTCATGCTGGGCAATATCCTCCAGGTCGCTTTTTGGGCACTGCTATATCGCGTGCTCGGTGCCTTCGAGGACTTCGAAACGGCCATGTATTTTTCGGGCGTCACCTTCACGTCGCTTGGTTATGGCGACGTGGTGCTTGACGGCCGTATCCGGCTGCTTGCGCCGCTGCAGGCAGCCAACGGGCTGATGATGTTCGGGATCACGACGGCGCTGTTCTTCTCGGCCATCCAGCAGGCCATGGGGAAATTGGCTGCGGCAAATCAAACAGTGCATGAGCCATAG
- a CDS encoding LysR family transcriptional regulator produces MPRTNLNDILVFMAVVDAGSFIAGGQAMGLSRSAAGKAVIRLEDRLGARLLNRTTRTLSLTDEGRMFYERGLQILASVDEAEASVAGQNSTPRGVLRLTVPDAFGRLVVLPLLEKYLRAWADIQVEVNFTDRLADIIEEGFDLAIRISATTTLDTRLVSRVIASYKARLCASPSYLAERGEPGDIDDIMAHDCLIFASRNQRQGWRFRGEGGPWVKAQGRSRLRLDSVQAIRDAALAGLGIALLPDFLVADDLVAGRLQQVLPSLETADAKIVALYPDKRLLEPRVRRFIDLMVEELGDQGQARNRDASSG; encoded by the coding sequence ATGCCGCGTACGAACCTGAACGATATCCTGGTTTTCATGGCCGTCGTCGATGCGGGGAGCTTTATCGCCGGCGGCCAGGCGATGGGCCTGTCCCGTTCCGCGGCAGGCAAGGCGGTCATCCGTCTGGAGGACCGGCTCGGCGCGCGTCTGCTCAACCGCACGACGAGAACGCTGAGCCTGACCGACGAAGGCCGGATGTTCTACGAGCGCGGGCTGCAGATCCTTGCATCGGTCGACGAGGCGGAGGCGAGTGTGGCAGGGCAGAACAGCACGCCGCGAGGTGTTCTCAGGCTCACCGTTCCCGATGCCTTCGGGCGGCTCGTCGTCCTGCCTTTGCTTGAAAAATATCTTCGGGCCTGGGCCGATATCCAGGTCGAAGTGAACTTCACCGATCGCCTGGCCGACATTATCGAGGAAGGCTTCGATCTGGCGATCCGGATCAGCGCGACGACGACGTTGGACACCCGCCTGGTCTCGCGCGTCATCGCCAGCTACAAGGCGCGGCTCTGCGCCTCGCCGTCCTACCTTGCCGAGCGCGGCGAGCCGGGCGATATCGACGATATCATGGCCCACGACTGCCTCATCTTTGCCAGCCGCAATCAAAGGCAGGGCTGGCGCTTTCGCGGTGAAGGCGGTCCCTGGGTCAAAGCGCAAGGGCGCAGCCGTCTGAGGCTCGATAGCGTACAGGCGATCCGCGACGCCGCCCTGGCGGGACTGGGGATTGCCCTCCTTCCCGATTTTCTCGTCGCCGACGATCTCGTCGCCGGGCGCCTCCAGCAGGTCCTGCCCAGCCTCGAAACTGCCGACGCAAAGATCGTCGCTCTCTATCCCGACAAGCGCCTGCTGGAGCCGCGTGTCCGCCGCTTCATCGATCTGATGGTCGAGGAGCTTGGAGACCAGGGCCAGGCACGCAACCGCGACGCTAGCTCTGGGTGA
- a CDS encoding GCG_CRPN prefix-to-repeats domain-containing protein, translating into MKALSIAAALLAGSLSFGTAEAMPLGTINVQSNVTKVDYACGRGWHLTRWGECRPNWRRPPPVAFYGGPPRWGWERRHRDWDGPRWRHERRWDRDRRWRDDDD; encoded by the coding sequence ATGAAGGCACTTTCTATCGCGGCTGCCTTGCTTGCCGGCAGCCTCTCGTTCGGCACCGCGGAGGCGATGCCGCTTGGGACAATCAATGTGCAGAGCAATGTCACAAAGGTCGACTACGCCTGCGGTCGCGGCTGGCATCTGACGCGCTGGGGCGAATGCCGGCCAAACTGGAGACGCCCGCCGCCGGTAGCTTTCTACGGTGGTCCGCCCCGCTGGGGCTGGGAGCGGCGTCACCGGGATTGGGATGGTCCGCGCTGGCGCCATGAGCGGCGCTGGGATCGCGATCGGCGTTGGCGGGATGATGATGACTAA
- a CDS encoding adenylate/guanylate cyclase domain-containing protein produces the protein MDLPSPLAWLVDEAGASPSPEWFLAELGRRLLADGLQLLGGALTLSVPHPIIARRTWLWRAETGAVIEALAFAAAPRSEAGREWLAGLGPVWEDRIGPAQDNRSDSPLLGWARVSSGEGAGAFGPAEAGLLREVARFAAAPLAALAAREARAALLEAYLGRRSAARVQAGALARGSGETIRAALLCADLRDFTALSEVTEPHVMISALDAWFDRVAGAVHAFGGEVLKFIGDGVLAIFPVTATSGERDAGRADREACEAALRAVAASRAGMAHLDQLRQAQGLAQLPFGAALHFGEILWGNIGAADRLDFTAIGPAVNLVSRLEGLCKPLGRSVLISGTVAANTATALTPLGEHTLRGIADPCAVFALPTD, from the coding sequence ATGGATCTGCCGTCTCCCCTTGCCTGGCTGGTTGACGAGGCCGGTGCCTCACCCAGTCCCGAATGGTTTCTGGCCGAACTCGGACGCCGGCTGCTGGCCGATGGCTTGCAGCTTTTGGGCGGCGCGCTGACGCTGTCGGTGCCGCATCCGATCATCGCGCGGCGCACCTGGCTGTGGCGGGCGGAGACCGGCGCTGTCATTGAGGCTTTGGCCTTTGCCGCGGCTCCGCGGAGCGAAGCCGGGCGCGAGTGGCTGGCCGGGCTCGGGCCGGTATGGGAGGACCGGATCGGGCCTGCGCAGGATAATCGGTCGGACAGCCCGCTGCTCGGCTGGGCGAGGGTTTCCAGCGGGGAAGGGGCAGGTGCATTCGGCCCGGCCGAGGCTGGCCTGCTGCGCGAGGTCGCGCGTTTTGCCGCAGCGCCGCTCGCCGCTTTGGCGGCGCGCGAGGCGCGGGCAGCGCTGCTTGAAGCCTATCTCGGCCGCCGTAGCGCCGCGCGAGTGCAGGCCGGCGCGCTTGCCCGCGGATCCGGCGAGACCATCCGCGCCGCCCTTCTTTGCGCCGATCTGCGCGACTTCACCGCCCTCTCCGAGGTGACCGAACCTCACGTGATGATATCAGCACTGGACGCCTGGTTTGACCGCGTCGCCGGCGCAGTGCATGCCTTCGGCGGCGAGGTGCTGAAATTCATCGGCGACGGCGTGCTGGCGATCTTTCCGGTCACGGCTACGTCAGGCGAGCGCGACGCAGGCCGAGCGGATCGCGAGGCCTGCGAGGCCGCACTTCGGGCGGTCGCCGCCAGCCGTGCCGGCATGGCCCATCTCGATCAGCTGCGCCAGGCGCAGGGGCTGGCGCAGCTGCCCTTCGGTGCGGCGCTGCATTTCGGCGAGATCCTGTGGGGCAATATCGGCGCGGCCGACCGGCTGGATTTTACCGCCATCGGCCCCGCCGTCAATCTGGTCAGCCGGCTGGAGGGGCTCTGCAAGCCGCTCGGCCGAAGCGTGCTGATCTCGGGCACGGTGGCAGCGAATACGGCGACGGCGCTGACGCCGCTCGGAGAGCACACCTTGCGCGGCATCGCCGACCCTTGCGCTGTCTTTGCCCTGCCGACGGATTGA
- a CDS encoding LysR family transcriptional regulator: protein MVRQFLPLNGLRAFEASARHLSFTRAAIELCVTQAAVSQQVKSLERRLGAALFQRLPRGLKITAEGEALLPTLTNSFDQMAITLDRIEAGQVRELLFLGVVGTFAVGWLLPRLSDFQRQHPFIDVRISTNNNRVDMAAEGLDFAIRFGSGSWHGTEALRLFDAPLSPLCTPKLAERLRRPADLVEATLLRSYRADEWSTWFVAANVPPAPQINAGIVFDSSLAMMEAALQGLGIALAPPSMFSRHLSSGAIRQPFATTISLGSYWLTRLQSRPSTAAMLAFSGWVTSQMSPASQ, encoded by the coding sequence ATGGTTCGGCAATTCCTCCCTTTAAATGGCTTGAGGGCCTTCGAAGCATCGGCAAGACATCTCAGCTTTACCCGTGCCGCGATTGAGCTTTGCGTTACCCAGGCCGCTGTAAGCCAACAGGTCAAAAGCCTGGAGAGGCGATTGGGGGCTGCGCTTTTTCAGCGCCTTCCAAGAGGCTTGAAAATCACCGCAGAAGGCGAAGCTCTTTTGCCGACCTTGACCAATTCCTTCGATCAGATGGCGATCACGTTGGACCGGATTGAAGCCGGGCAGGTGCGGGAATTGCTGTTCCTTGGCGTGGTCGGGACGTTTGCCGTCGGCTGGTTATTGCCAAGGCTTTCGGATTTTCAACGGCAGCACCCGTTCATCGATGTGCGCATTTCGACAAACAATAATCGCGTCGATATGGCGGCCGAGGGACTGGACTTTGCCATTCGCTTCGGCAGCGGTTCCTGGCATGGCACAGAAGCGCTGCGTCTGTTCGACGCTCCGCTCTCTCCTCTGTGCACGCCCAAATTGGCCGAGCGTTTGAGGCGGCCTGCAGACCTGGTCGAGGCGACGCTTTTGCGGAGCTATAGGGCGGACGAATGGAGCACCTGGTTTGTCGCAGCGAACGTTCCTCCGGCGCCCCAGATAAACGCAGGCATCGTCTTCGACTCTTCCCTGGCGATGATGGAGGCGGCCCTGCAAGGACTGGGGATCGCTCTGGCCCCGCCTTCGATGTTTTCCAGACACCTATCCTCGGGGGCTATCAGACAACCTTTTGCTACCACCATATCGTTGGGGAGCTATTGGCTAACCCGACTTCAATCGAGGCCGTCAACAGCGGCCATGCTCGCATTTTCCGGTTGGGTAACGTCGCAGATGTCTCCCGCATCCCAATGA
- a CDS encoding SRPBCC family protein — MQDPFVVHREAHIAAPPAAVFALMTDPEKILRWMGTEAQVEPQPGGLYLVNVTGARFARGSFREVVPVHRLAYSFGWDGSEVVPPGSSLVEIDLIEQGGGTLLRLTHSGLPSAEQCAGHAEGWAHYLGRLTEVAAGRDPGPDAFYGRT; from the coding sequence ATGCAAGACCCCTTCGTCGTCCACCGCGAGGCGCATATCGCGGCGCCGCCGGCCGCGGTGTTCGCGCTGATGACCGACCCGGAAAAGATCCTGCGCTGGATGGGAACGGAGGCGCAGGTCGAGCCGCAGCCTGGCGGGCTCTATCTTGTCAACGTCACCGGCGCCCGCTTTGCGCGCGGCTCGTTTCGAGAAGTGGTTCCGGTTCATCGCCTTGCCTATAGCTTTGGCTGGGATGGCAGCGAAGTGGTGCCGCCAGGGTCGAGCCTGGTCGAGATCGACCTGATCGAGCAGGGGGGCGGAACGCTGCTGCGGCTCACCCATAGCGGCCTGCCGAGCGCCGAGCAATGTGCCGGCCATGCGGAAGGCTGGGCGCATTACCTGGGGCGGCTGACCGAGGTCGCCGCCGGGCGTGATCCGGGTCCCGACGCTTTTTACGGCAGAACTTGA
- a CDS encoding phytanoyl-CoA dioxygenase family protein gives MSIAAEAVQIRRPEFPLAAHGKTLPAERTGWLMPTDPAIGVDAIRRRYQHDGYVWLKGLLPRVDVIDFRHWVFERLAETGLVEPGSDFSLGIASAGGFDRSLADRRLMSLVRSAAYEGFCAQPLLAGFMDDFLQGISYLHKRKIMRFVQPGSLTATPAHYDLVYLRGGTSRLVTAWIPIGDTPAEMGGLVYLDGSHALGTKLEAEFRAASGDLSPEEQISAYNSHMSEGGWVSKDLTDMAERFDTRWLAADYEAGDVVLHSPYMIHASTINQDRSRRLRLSTDIRYQNVDDEIDVRWNNHWSLGDML, from the coding sequence ATGTCAATTGCTGCGGAGGCCGTGCAGATCCGAAGGCCGGAATTTCCCCTTGCCGCCCATGGCAAAACCTTGCCTGCGGAGCGGACGGGCTGGCTGATGCCGACCGATCCCGCCATCGGCGTCGACGCCATCCGGCGCCGCTACCAGCACGATGGCTATGTCTGGCTAAAAGGCCTTCTGCCGCGGGTCGATGTCATCGATTTCCGCCACTGGGTCTTCGAACGCCTTGCCGAAACCGGACTGGTCGAGCCGGGCAGCGATTTTTCTCTGGGGATCGCGTCTGCCGGTGGCTTCGACAGAAGCCTGGCGGACCGGCGCCTTATGTCGCTCGTCCGCTCCGCCGCCTATGAAGGCTTCTGTGCGCAACCACTGCTCGCCGGCTTCATGGACGATTTCCTGCAGGGCATCTCCTATCTGCACAAGCGCAAGATCATGCGCTTCGTCCAACCGGGATCGCTGACAGCCACGCCCGCCCACTACGATCTCGTCTATCTCCGCGGCGGCACCAGCCGCCTGGTGACGGCCTGGATACCGATCGGCGACACCCCCGCCGAGATGGGCGGCCTGGTCTATCTCGACGGTTCGCATGCTCTGGGCACCAAGTTGGAGGCCGAATTCAGGGCGGCAAGCGGCGATCTTTCTCCGGAAGAGCAGATCAGTGCCTATAACAGCCACATGAGCGAAGGCGGCTGGGTCTCGAAGGATCTTACCGATATGGCAGAGCGTTTCGACACCCGCTGGCTCGCCGCCGATTACGAGGCCGGCGACGTGGTGCTCCACTCGCCCTACATGATCCACGCCTCGACCATCAATCAGGACCGCAGCCGGCGGCTGCGCCTCTCCACCGACATAAGATATCAGAATGTCGACGACGAGATCGACGTCCGCTGGAACAACCACTGGAGCCTCGGCGACATGCTGTAG
- a CDS encoding VOC family protein, with protein sequence MSNALRSETPIETPRTQPVDTKLEVVVIPVSDVDRAKRFYDGLGWRLDADFANDADFRVIQFTPPGSGCAIIFGKNVTAAAPGSAQGLYLIVSDIEAARRDLIARGVEVSQVFHDAAGVYAGKDEPYLFGRLRIAGRDPDHRSYRSFASFKDPDGNGWLFQEVTTRLPGRIDADETKFTTSTDLASALRRAATAHGEHEKRNGGKHDENWPDWYAEYMVSEQAGKQLPL encoded by the coding sequence ATGAGCAATGCACTGCGCAGCGAAACCCCCATCGAGACCCCGAGAACTCAGCCCGTCGACACCAAGCTCGAGGTGGTCGTCATCCCCGTTTCCGACGTCGACCGCGCCAAACGTTTTTACGACGGGCTGGGTTGGCGGCTCGACGCCGACTTCGCCAATGATGCCGATTTCCGGGTGATCCAGTTTACCCCGCCCGGCTCCGGCTGCGCGATCATCTTCGGCAAGAACGTCACCGCCGCAGCCCCCGGCTCAGCCCAGGGGCTTTATCTTATCGTCTCCGACATCGAGGCAGCCCGCCGCGATCTCATCGCCCGCGGCGTCGAGGTGAGCCAAGTGTTCCATGACGCGGCCGGCGTCTATGCCGGCAAGGACGAGCCCTATCTGTTCGGGCGGCTGCGGATCGCCGGCCGCGATCCCGATCACCGCAGCTATCGCTCCTTTGCATCTTTCAAGGATCCCGACGGCAACGGCTGGCTGTTTCAGGAGGTCACCACGCGGTTGCCGGGACGCATCGATGCCGACGAGACGAAATTCACGACGTCGACAGACCTTGCGTCAGCGCTGCGCCGCGCGGCGACCGCTCACGGTGAACACGAGAAACGGAACGGCGGCAAACACGACGAGAACTGGCCGGACTGGTACGCCGAATACATGGTCAGCGAACAAGCCGGCAAGCAACTGCCCTTATAG
- a CDS encoding ArsR/SmtB family transcription factor, translating into MKTPRPQPAQSVTAPRTISRVVPDPTALKALAHPVRLRMLGMLRVDGPATATQLAVRLGLNSGATSYHLRQLAQYGFIEEAPHASRRDRWWRASHELTSVPASEIEGETLDLDLAFNQAALSLQVGQMQQALEEYAELPAEWRKASTASDIIIPMTAEQAEALTKRLTDIILEAMRVAPPLGELAPPDMVPFSIMLHAFPYPGRLPHREGDDEP; encoded by the coding sequence ATGAAAACACCGCGCCCGCAGCCTGCTCAATCAGTCACCGCACCCCGCACTATCAGCCGCGTCGTGCCCGATCCGACCGCGCTGAAGGCGCTGGCGCATCCAGTCCGATTGCGCATGCTCGGCATGCTCAGGGTCGATGGACCTGCGACGGCGACGCAGCTGGCAGTGCGGCTCGGGTTGAACAGCGGCGCCACCAGCTATCACCTGCGTCAGCTTGCCCAATACGGCTTCATCGAGGAAGCGCCGCATGCTTCGCGGCGCGATCGCTGGTGGCGCGCCAGCCACGAGCTCACCTCGGTGCCGGCAAGCGAGATTGAGGGCGAAACGCTGGATCTCGATCTCGCCTTCAACCAGGCCGCACTCTCGCTGCAGGTCGGCCAGATGCAACAGGCGCTGGAGGAATATGCCGAGCTGCCGGCAGAATGGCGCAAGGCGAGTACGGCCAGCGACATCATCATTCCGATGACGGCGGAACAGGCCGAAGCCCTGACCAAGCGGCTGACCGATATCATTCTCGAAGCGATGCGGGTGGCTCCGCCTTTGGGAGAGCTGGCACCCCCGGATATGGTTCCGTTCTCGATCATGCTGCACGCCTTTCCCTATCCGGGCCGGCTTCCGCACCGCGAGGGGGATGACGAGCCATGA
- a CDS encoding MFS transporter translates to MRRGGPFLALAAAETLSLSGTRLSTIAIPWLVLSTTGSPVLTGLTAMMEMLPYVAAKALSGPLIDRVGPTRIAVVCDTASVAVVGLVPLLDLFGLLDMPLLLPVVFAMGVLRGPSDAAKQAMVPEIATLAAMPLERVTGVVGAIERLASTAGAAGAGALIGLIGSGQALVVNAVTFAAAALIVGVGIPGPTRGAPEARPGGMSSYFSDLREGWRFLRGDVVLVSIATMVATTNLLDQAYHAVLLPVWTQRSGHGPELLGAMFSAFTGASIAGAAIAAAIGERMPRLMVYTVAFLLTGFPRFLVVALDAPLALIFITLAVAGFASGFLNPILSAVIFERIPKPLTGRVTAMNAALCFVLIPFGGLVGGALISMIGLAAALSLTGFAYFAATLFPLALKSFRGFDKAITQS, encoded by the coding sequence ATGAGAAGGGGTGGGCCATTCCTGGCGCTTGCCGCAGCCGAGACGCTTTCGCTTTCCGGCACGCGGCTGTCGACCATCGCTATTCCCTGGCTGGTGCTGAGCACGACGGGCAGCCCGGTTCTGACCGGGCTGACGGCGATGATGGAAATGCTGCCCTATGTCGCCGCCAAGGCGCTCAGTGGGCCGCTGATCGACCGCGTCGGCCCGACGCGCATCGCCGTCGTCTGCGATACCGCCTCGGTGGCCGTGGTGGGGCTGGTGCCGCTGCTCGATCTCTTTGGCCTGCTTGATATGCCGCTGCTCCTGCCTGTCGTCTTTGCCATGGGCGTGCTGCGCGGCCCTTCCGATGCCGCCAAGCAGGCGATGGTTCCCGAAATCGCCACGTTGGCGGCCATGCCGCTCGAACGGGTCACCGGCGTCGTCGGTGCTATCGAGCGGCTGGCCTCGACGGCGGGGGCAGCCGGCGCCGGCGCGCTGATTGGTCTGATCGGCTCGGGGCAGGCGCTCGTCGTCAATGCCGTCACCTTCGCCGCCGCTGCGCTGATTGTGGGAGTCGGCATCCCCGGGCCGACACGCGGCGCGCCAGAGGCTCGGCCCGGCGGGATGTCCTCCTATTTCAGCGATCTCAGGGAAGGCTGGCGCTTTCTGCGCGGCGATGTGGTGCTTGTCAGCATCGCCACCATGGTGGCGACCACCAACCTACTGGACCAGGCTTATCACGCCGTGCTGCTGCCCGTCTGGACACAGAGGTCGGGCCATGGCCCGGAATTGCTGGGGGCGATGTTTTCGGCCTTCACCGGCGCCTCGATCGCTGGTGCTGCAATTGCCGCTGCGATCGGCGAGCGGATGCCACGCCTGATGGTCTATACCGTGGCATTCCTGCTGACCGGATTTCCGCGTTTTCTCGTTGTTGCGCTGGATGCGCCGCTCGCCCTCATCTTCATCACCCTGGCAGTCGCAGGATTTGCATCGGGTTTCCTCAATCCGATCCTGTCTGCGGTGATCTTCGAGCGCATCCCCAAGCCGTTGACCGGCCGCGTTACCGCGATGAACGCCGCCCTCTGCTTTGTTCTCATCCCCTTTGGCGGTCTCGTCGGTGGCGCGCTGATCAGCATGATCGGTCTTGCCGCGGCGCTTTCGCTCACAGGCTTCGCCTATTTCGCCGCTACCCTCTTTCCCCTGGCGCTGAAAAGCTTTCGCGGATTCGACAAGGCTATCACCCAGAGCTAG
- a CDS encoding 6,7-dimethyl-8-ribityllumazine synthase: protein MTPTRYAFIKASWHADIVDRALDGFHQLIPPEQIDVFDVPGAFEMPLLSRDLAATGRYAAVVAAAFVVDGGIYRHEFVAQAVVDGLMRAGMDTGVPVLSVSLTPHQYQETEHHKQIYRAHFVEKGREAAKAALTIGKTRAALAA, encoded by the coding sequence ATGACACCCACCCGCTATGCCTTCATCAAAGCCAGCTGGCACGCCGACATCGTCGACCGCGCCCTTGATGGCTTTCATCAGCTTATTCCGCCCGAGCAGATCGATGTGTTCGATGTTCCCGGCGCATTCGAGATGCCGCTGCTGTCGCGCGATCTTGCGGCAACTGGACGCTATGCCGCTGTCGTTGCCGCCGCCTTCGTCGTCGACGGCGGAATCTACCGCCACGAATTCGTCGCCCAGGCCGTCGTCGATGGGCTGATGCGCGCCGGCATGGATACCGGTGTGCCGGTGCTGTCGGTGTCGCTGACGCCGCATCAGTATCAGGAAACCGAGCATCACAAGCAGATCTACCGCGCACATTTCGTCGAGAAAGGGCGCGAGGCAGCAAAGGCGGCTCTGACGATCGGCAAAACCCGCGCCGCCCTTGCTGCGTAG